A region from the Paraurantiacibacter namhicola genome encodes:
- a CDS encoding site-specific DNA-methyltransferase, protein MRAAEVKTRRAKVQGVAKADLPLGRILPGDCVAAMRSLPDASVDLVFADPPYNLQLGGDLNRPDGSHVDAVTDDWDRFESFKTYDDFTKAWLAECKRVLKPDGALWVIGSYHNIYRVGAILQDLGFWVLNDIVWRKANPMPNFRGTRFTNAHETLLWCSQGEKAKYHFNYTAMKTLNDELQMRSDWTFPICGGAERLKDDAGHKAHPTQKPEALLYRVLLATTEAGDVVLDPFFGTGTTGAVAKRLGREWIGCEREDGYRKVALKRISKELPLDESALKTMQNKRAAPRVAFGALVEAGLLKPGTQLFDKKRRWFAEVRADGSLEHEKLTGSIHHVGKTLQDAPSCNGWTFWHYEVDGPKGLDVKPIDAVRQAYLLGIED, encoded by the coding sequence ATTCGCGCGGCCGAGGTCAAGACGCGCCGCGCAAAGGTGCAGGGCGTCGCCAAGGCGGACCTGCCGCTGGGCCGCATCCTGCCCGGCGATTGCGTGGCCGCGATGCGCAGCCTGCCCGATGCCAGCGTGGACCTGGTCTTCGCCGATCCGCCCTATAACCTCCAGCTTGGCGGCGACCTCAACCGGCCGGACGGCAGCCATGTCGACGCCGTGACCGATGACTGGGACCGCTTCGAAAGCTTCAAGACTTACGACGACTTTACAAAGGCGTGGCTGGCGGAGTGCAAGCGCGTCCTGAAGCCGGACGGCGCGCTGTGGGTGATCGGCAGTTATCACAATATCTACCGCGTGGGCGCGATCCTGCAGGACCTGGGCTTCTGGGTGCTGAACGACATCGTGTGGCGCAAGGCCAACCCCATGCCCAATTTCCGCGGCACCCGCTTCACCAATGCGCATGAGACGCTTCTGTGGTGTTCGCAGGGCGAGAAGGCGAAGTACCACTTCAATTACACCGCGATGAAGACGCTGAATGACGAGCTGCAGATGCGCTCCGACTGGACCTTCCCGATCTGCGGCGGGGCGGAGCGGCTGAAGGACGATGCCGGCCACAAGGCGCATCCGACGCAAAAGCCCGAGGCGCTTCTGTACCGCGTGCTGCTGGCCACCACCGAGGCGGGCGACGTGGTGCTGGACCCGTTCTTCGGGACGGGCACGACAGGCGCCGTTGCCAAGCGGCTGGGCCGCGAATGGATCGGCTGCGAGCGCGAGGACGGCTATCGCAAGGTGGCGCTGAAGCGCATTTCCAAGGAGCTGCCGCTGGACGAAAGCGCGCTCAAGACGATGCAGAACAAACGCGCCGCCCCGCGCGTCGCCTTCGGCGCGCTGGTGGAAGCTGGCCTGCTGAAGCCCGGCACCCAGCTCTTCGACAAGAAGCGCCGCTGGTTCGCCGAGGTGCGCGCGGACGGATCGCTGGAGCACGAGAAACTCACCGGCTCCATCCATCACGTCGGCAAGACCCTGCAGGACGCGCCCAGCTGCAATGGCTGGACCTTCTGGCATTACGAGGTGGATGGTCCAAAGGGATTGGATGTGAAGCCCATCGACGCGGTGCGGCAGGCTTACCTGCTGGGTATCGAGGATTGA
- the folP gene encoding dihydropteroate synthase: MSADRIYIQPLTLVSAPQGVEGDALRLGGSMAYAREFAVTLVREDVIVQRDVITPAEIEDAFRRLPDAVQAEAELQWSNLSRVHAPMQLGERTIRLDQPQVMGILNVTPDSFSDGGEFMDKPDVAAEHASAMLEAGAAIIDIGGESTRPGAAAVWEGDEIKRVVPMVERCSAMGAAISVDTRRPGVMEAALEAGAHVLNDVSALRHDPRSLDYAASVDAPVILMHAPGPSTENAAELHDGADYANVAFDVFDWLRERRDAAVEAGIAAERIVLDPGVGFGKSLADNLALINALPLFHALGHPLLLGASRKRMIGALGREEPAHERLGGSIALAMKGTDAGYHLLRVHDVAATVQARNVWRGLRDAALTDFGGLPD, translated from the coding sequence ATGAGTGCCGACCGTATCTACATCCAACCGCTCACGTTGGTTTCCGCGCCGCAGGGTGTGGAGGGGGATGCGCTGCGGCTGGGCGGCTCCATGGCCTATGCGCGCGAGTTCGCGGTTACGCTGGTGCGCGAGGACGTTATCGTCCAGCGCGACGTCATCACGCCTGCGGAGATCGAAGACGCGTTTCGCCGCCTGCCCGATGCGGTGCAGGCGGAAGCCGAGCTGCAATGGTCCAACCTCAGCCGTGTCCACGCGCCGATGCAGCTGGGGGAGCGCACGATCCGGCTGGACCAGCCGCAGGTCATGGGCATCCTCAACGTCACGCCCGACAGCTTCAGCGACGGCGGGGAGTTCATGGACAAGCCCGACGTCGCAGCCGAGCACGCCAGTGCCATGCTGGAAGCGGGCGCGGCTATCATCGACATCGGCGGGGAGAGTACCCGCCCGGGTGCGGCTGCCGTGTGGGAAGGCGACGAGATCAAGCGCGTCGTCCCGATGGTGGAGCGGTGCAGCGCCATGGGCGCGGCGATCAGCGTGGACACGCGCCGCCCCGGCGTGATGGAGGCTGCGCTGGAAGCCGGCGCGCATGTGCTGAACGACGTGTCCGCCCTGCGCCACGACCCGCGCAGCCTTGACTACGCGGCCAGCGTGGATGCGCCCGTTATCCTGATGCACGCACCCGGTCCCAGCACGGAGAACGCAGCCGAGCTGCATGACGGTGCGGACTACGCCAATGTCGCCTTCGACGTGTTCGACTGGCTGCGGGAGCGGCGCGATGCGGCGGTGGAAGCCGGCATCGCGGCGGAGCGGATCGTGCTCGATCCCGGCGTGGGCTTCGGCAAGTCGCTGGCCGACAACCTTGCGCTCATCAACGCGCTGCCGCTGTTCCACGCGCTCGGCCACCCGCTGCTGCTGGGGGCCAGCCGCAAGCGGATGATCGGCGCGCTGGGGCGGGAGGAGCCGGCGCATGAGCGGCTCGGCGGCTCCATCGCGCTGGCCATGAAGGGCACGGACGCGGGCTATCACCTGCTGCGCGTGCATGACGTGGCGGCCACGGTGCAGGCGCGCAACGTGTGGCGCGGCCTGCGCGATGCGGCGCTGACCGACTTCGGCGGCCTGCCGGACTGA
- a CDS encoding SDR family NAD(P)-dependent oxidoreductase codes for MANDFKDTNCIITGAASGIGRACAVTLAERGAARLILVDRDKDALDALDLTCETVRHAADVSDPDFWASLDTGPLHHAVLNAGIAHGRPIEKLDFADWRRVMAVNLDGMFLSLKTALAAMDRGGSAVLTASATGVKAEPGIAAYAASKAATIQLARVAAKEVAPRGIRVNAIAPGGVDTAIWDTAPFFKQLVEDHGGDRQAALDAMASAGTPLGQFATPELIAAQIAFLLSADAASITGTALVTDGGYTL; via the coding sequence ATGGCTAACGACTTCAAAGACACCAATTGCATCATCACCGGCGCCGCATCGGGCATCGGCCGCGCCTGCGCGGTCACGCTGGCGGAGCGGGGCGCGGCGCGCCTCATCCTGGTCGACCGGGACAAGGACGCGCTGGATGCGCTGGACCTGACCTGCGAGACCGTGCGCCACGCAGCCGATGTCTCGGACCCGGACTTCTGGGCGTCGCTCGATACCGGACCGCTGCATCACGCCGTGCTCAATGCCGGGATCGCGCATGGCCGCCCGATAGAGAAGCTGGACTTTGCCGATTGGCGCCGCGTCATGGCGGTCAACCTCGATGGCATGTTCCTCTCGCTCAAGACCGCGCTTGCTGCGATGGACCGTGGCGGCAGCGCCGTGCTGACGGCCAGCGCCACGGGTGTGAAGGCCGAGCCCGGCATCGCCGCCTATGCCGCCAGCAAGGCCGCGACGATCCAGCTGGCCCGCGTCGCCGCCAAGGAGGTCGCCCCGCGCGGCATCCGGGTGAATGCGATTGCGCCGGGCGGCGTGGACACCGCAATCTGGGACACGGCCCCCTTCTTCAAGCAGCTGGTGGAGGACCATGGCGGCGACCGCCAGGCCGCGCTGGATGCCATGGCGAGCGCCGGAACACCTTTGGGCCAGTTCGCCACGCCCGAGCTGATTGCCGCCCAGATCGCCTTCCTGCTGTCCGCAGACGCGGCCTCCATCACCGGCACTGCGCTGGTGACGGACGGCGGCTACACGCTCTAG
- a CDS encoding sigma-54-dependent transcriptional regulator — MADTEQRTLMLIDDEPAQSRLISALAGREGWRTHVVSDSETAIATLGTRQGMQLSAIILDQWVPGDQACELIAELKSRRPGLPILMLTQSASPLLAVEAMRAGATDYLVKPVAPDRLMQALRNATEREAPQDELTPLTEKMPADLDFDSMIGTAPPFRDALAKAAKAARGHGPVLIEGESGTGKEMLVRAMHGASPRSKTAFRIINVGGVPANSIESVLFGHEKGAFPGAFDRQVGAIQNCDGGTLVLDEVDHLPADLQERLATAITSKLVRPVGAKHGFKVDVRFIAASNLPLDDLVATGNFREDLAAALSATKVELPPLRARTSDISSLTRFFLGQIGEQPGLRELGITDAALKLLAAFDWPGNVRQLQAVLFRAAVFCDGDALTTEDFPQLTEIVGEMEEVAHTGGHAGVGVELYTDDGNLRPLEEIEADVIRLAIGHYRGRMTEVARRLGIGRSTLYRKLGDLGIDNAA; from the coding sequence ATGGCCGACACGGAACAGCGTACTCTGATGCTGATCGACGATGAACCGGCGCAGAGCCGGCTCATCAGTGCGCTTGCGGGCCGCGAGGGCTGGCGCACGCATGTCGTCAGCGATTCCGAAACCGCCATCGCCACGCTTGGTACGCGGCAGGGCATGCAATTGTCCGCCATCATCCTGGACCAGTGGGTTCCGGGCGACCAAGCCTGCGAACTGATTGCGGAGCTGAAAAGCCGCCGCCCCGGCCTGCCCATCCTGATGCTAACGCAAAGTGCCAGCCCGCTGCTGGCGGTGGAAGCGATGCGCGCGGGCGCGACCGATTACCTCGTCAAGCCCGTCGCCCCGGACCGGCTGATGCAGGCGCTGCGCAATGCGACCGAGCGCGAAGCCCCGCAGGACGAGCTGACCCCGCTGACCGAGAAGATGCCGGCGGATCTCGATTTCGATTCTATGATCGGCACCGCCCCGCCTTTCCGCGATGCACTGGCCAAGGCGGCCAAGGCGGCGCGCGGGCACGGGCCGGTCCTGATCGAAGGCGAAAGCGGCACGGGCAAGGAAATGCTGGTGCGCGCCATGCACGGCGCCTCGCCCCGCTCCAAGACGGCTTTCCGCATCATCAACGTCGGCGGCGTGCCGGCCAATTCCATCGAGAGCGTGCTGTTCGGCCACGAGAAAGGCGCCTTCCCCGGCGCATTCGACCGGCAGGTGGGCGCGATCCAGAACTGCGATGGCGGCACGCTGGTGCTGGACGAGGTGGACCACCTGCCCGCAGACCTGCAGGAACGGCTCGCCACGGCAATCACCAGCAAGCTCGTCCGCCCGGTTGGCGCGAAGCATGGCTTCAAGGTCGATGTACGCTTCATCGCCGCCAGCAACCTCCCGCTGGACGATCTGGTGGCGACCGGCAATTTCCGCGAGGACCTGGCCGCAGCGCTCTCCGCCACCAAGGTGGAGCTGCCTCCGCTGCGCGCCCGCACCAGCGACATATCCTCCCTCACGCGCTTCTTCCTGGGCCAGATCGGTGAGCAGCCGGGCCTGCGCGAGCTGGGCATCACCGATGCCGCGCTGAAGCTGCTGGCCGCCTTCGACTGGCCCGGCAATGTCCGCCAGCTGCAAGCCGTGCTCTTCCGCGCCGCCGTGTTCTGCGATGGCGATGCCCTGACCACCGAGGACTTCCCGCAGCTGACCGAGATCGTCGGCGAGATGGAGGAGGTCGCGCATACCGGCGGTCATGCCGGTGTCGGGGTGGAGCTCTACACCGACGACGGCAATCTCCGCCCGCTGGAGGAGATCGAGGCCGATGTCATCCGCCTCGCCATCGGGCATTACCGTGGCCGCATGACGGAAGTCGCGCGCCGCCTCGGCATCGGGCGTTCGACCCTTTACCGCAAGCTTGGCGACCTGGGCATCGACAACGCCGCCTGA
- a CDS encoding NAD(P) transhydrogenase subunit alpha: MRIAVLKETAAGERRVALTPETAKKFIALGADVAVESGAGEGASISDADYEAAGASVASAPAVVKDADIVMGVRAPDPASLSGASKGAMVAAMFDPFGQRDLVDGYAKAGLEALSMEFMPRITRAQSMDVLSSQSNLSGYKAVLAAANTYGRAFPMMMTAAGTISPAKVFVMGVGVAGLQAIATAKRLGAQVSATDVRSATKEQIKSLGAKPIFVENVAGIEGEGSGGYATEMSEEYQKAQAELVSEHIAKQDIVITTALIPGRPAPRLISDAQIASMKTGSVIYDLAVVQGGNVEGAQADTPVVKHGVTIMGYSNTAGELAPDASALYSRNLYNFLSAFWDKEQGKPILDEEIGDAVRLTQGGKVVNERLNA; the protein is encoded by the coding sequence ATGCGCATCGCGGTACTGAAGGAAACGGCTGCGGGCGAACGCCGCGTGGCCCTGACCCCCGAAACAGCAAAGAAATTCATCGCGCTGGGCGCGGATGTCGCCGTGGAAAGCGGCGCCGGCGAAGGCGCCTCCATCTCCGATGCGGATTACGAGGCGGCTGGCGCTTCGGTCGCCAGCGCCCCTGCCGTGGTGAAGGACGCCGATATCGTGATGGGCGTGCGTGCGCCCGATCCGGCCAGCCTTTCCGGCGCGAGCAAGGGCGCGATGGTCGCGGCCATGTTCGATCCCTTCGGCCAGCGCGATCTGGTGGATGGTTATGCCAAGGCCGGGCTGGAAGCGCTTTCCATGGAATTCATGCCGCGCATCACCCGCGCGCAGAGCATGGACGTCCTTTCCAGCCAGTCCAACCTGTCGGGTTACAAGGCGGTGCTGGCTGCGGCGAACACCTACGGCCGCGCTTTTCCGATGATGATGACGGCGGCGGGCACGATCAGCCCGGCAAAGGTCTTCGTGATGGGCGTGGGCGTGGCGGGCCTGCAGGCTATCGCCACGGCGAAGCGGCTGGGCGCGCAGGTTAGTGCGACGGACGTACGCTCCGCCACCAAGGAACAGATAAAGTCGCTGGGCGCAAAACCGATCTTCGTTGAGAATGTCGCGGGGATCGAGGGTGAGGGCAGCGGCGGCTATGCTACCGAAATGTCGGAAGAATACCAGAAGGCGCAGGCCGAACTGGTGAGCGAGCACATCGCCAAGCAGGACATTGTGATCACCACGGCGCTGATCCCGGGGCGGCCCGCACCGCGCCTGATTTCCGACGCGCAGATTGCCAGTATGAAGACCGGCAGCGTCATCTATGACCTTGCCGTGGTGCAGGGCGGCAATGTGGAGGGCGCCCAGGCCGATACGCCGGTCGTGAAGCACGGCGTCACGATCATGGGATACTCCAACACGGCGGGCGAACTCGCTCCCGATGCCAGCGCGCTCTATTCGCGCAATCTCTACAACTTCCTCTCCGCCTTCTGGGACAAGGAGCAGGGCAAGCCCATCCTCGACGAGGAGATCGGCGATGCCGTGCGCCTGACACAGGGCGGCAAGGTCGTGAACGAAAGGCTGAATGCATGA
- a CDS encoding NAD(P) transhydrogenase subunit alpha encodes MDFISILSIFVLACFVGYYVVWSVTPALHTPLMAVTNAISSVIIVGALIAAAAAGSPVAKWLGLAGVVLASVNIFGGFAVTERMLAMYKKKEKK; translated from the coding sequence TTGGACTTTATCAGTATCCTGTCGATATTCGTACTGGCGTGTTTCGTCGGCTATTACGTGGTCTGGTCGGTAACGCCCGCCTTGCACACGCCGCTGATGGCGGTGACCAACGCAATCTCCTCCGTCATCATCGTGGGCGCGCTGATTGCCGCTGCGGCCGCGGGTAGCCCGGTCGCCAAGTGGCTGGGCCTGGCCGGCGTGGTGCTGGCGAGCGTGAACATCTTTGGCGGCTTCGCCGTCACGGAGCGGATGCTGGCGATGTACAAGAAGAAGGAGAAGAAGTGA
- a CDS encoding NAD(P)(+) transhydrogenase (Re/Si-specific) subunit beta, with translation MGRFLSVALAASLFTSPAYASGGSTGTNPWVALAYLIAGVCFILALRGLSNPATSRKGNRYGMAGMLIAVVTTLVTHSIASLPEILAAIAIGGAIGFVIARRIAMTAMPQLVAAFHSLVGLAAVLVAGAAYANPGAFDLLVNVPGTEGWPAERFMIDPVSRIEMALGAAIGAITFSGSVIAFAKLNGNMSGAPIILPARHWINLGTLAAIIGLSVWFAFFITTPLPGWLFPTIILLAFIIGFLLIIPIGGADMPVVVSMLNSYSGWAAAAMGFTLGNTAMIITGALVGASGAILSYIMCRAMNRSFISVIAGGFGAADTGGDGEAREQRPYKQGSADDAAFMLQQAEKVIIIPGYGMAVAQAQHALREMGDVLKEKGVEVKYAIHPVAGRMPGHMNVLLAEANVPYDEVFELEDINSEFAQADVAFIIGANDVVNPAAKTDKSSPIYGMPVFEVDKAKQVFFIKRSMGGVGYAGVDNDVFYMDQTMMLLSDAKKMVEEIVKAMD, from the coding sequence ATGGGTCGCTTCCTCTCCGTCGCACTCGCGGCATCCCTGTTCACCTCCCCCGCATATGCATCGGGCGGCAGCACTGGCACGAACCCCTGGGTCGCGCTGGCTTACCTGATCGCAGGCGTCTGCTTCATCCTGGCGCTGCGCGGATTGTCCAACCCGGCCACCAGCCGCAAGGGCAACCGTTACGGCATGGCCGGCATGCTGATTGCCGTTGTCACTACGCTGGTGACGCACAGCATAGCCAGCCTGCCGGAAATCCTTGCCGCCATCGCCATTGGCGGGGCCATCGGCTTCGTCATCGCGCGGCGCATCGCCATGACTGCGATGCCGCAGCTGGTCGCCGCCTTCCACTCCCTGGTCGGCCTGGCTGCCGTGCTGGTTGCGGGCGCGGCTTATGCCAATCCGGGCGCGTTCGACCTGCTGGTGAATGTGCCGGGCACGGAAGGCTGGCCTGCCGAGCGCTTCATGATCGACCCGGTCAGCCGGATCGAGATGGCACTGGGCGCGGCAATCGGCGCGATCACATTCTCCGGTTCCGTCATCGCTTTTGCGAAACTCAACGGCAACATGTCCGGCGCGCCGATCATCCTGCCCGCGCGGCACTGGATCAACCTGGGCACGCTGGCGGCCATCATCGGCCTTTCGGTCTGGTTCGCCTTCTTCATCACCACGCCGCTGCCGGGCTGGCTGTTCCCGACTATCATCCTGCTGGCCTTCATCATCGGCTTCCTGCTGATCATCCCGATTGGCGGGGCGGACATGCCGGTGGTGGTCAGCATGCTGAATTCCTATTCCGGCTGGGCGGCTGCCGCGATGGGCTTCACGCTGGGCAATACGGCGATGATCATCACCGGTGCGCTGGTTGGCGCATCGGGCGCCATCCTGTCCTACATCATGTGCCGGGCCATGAACCGCAGCTTCATCAGCGTGATCGCCGGCGGCTTCGGCGCGGCCGATACGGGCGGCGACGGGGAGGCGCGCGAGCAGCGCCCCTACAAGCAGGGCAGCGCGGACGATGCGGCCTTCATGCTGCAGCAGGCCGAAAAGGTCATCATCATCCCCGGTTACGGCATGGCCGTGGCGCAGGCGCAGCACGCGCTGCGCGAAATGGGCGATGTGCTGAAGGAGAAGGGCGTGGAGGTGAAATATGCCATCCACCCCGTCGCAGGCCGCATGCCGGGCCACATGAACGTGCTGCTGGCCGAGGCCAACGTCCCCTATGACGAGGTGTTCGAGCTGGAGGACATCAACAGCGAATTTGCCCAGGCGGACGTCGCCTTCATCATCGGCGCGAACGACGTGGTGAACCCGGCGGCCAAGACCGACAAGTCATCGCCCATCTACGGCATGCCCGTGTTCGAGGTGGACAAGGCCAAGCAGGTCTTCTTCATCAAGCGGTCCATGGGCGGCGTGGGCTATGCCGGGGTCGACAACGACGTGTTCTATATGGACCAGACCATGATGCTGCTGTCCGATGCGAAGAAGATGGTCGAGGAAATCGTCAAGGCGATGGATTGA
- a CDS encoding aspartate/glutamate racemase family protein, which translates to MRKLGIIGGMSWVSTRIYYDRINEIVQGKAGRNSSAPLVIESLDFAQLYRLQDDADWDRAADVLCEAARNCERSGAGALVIGANSMHRVYDRVAAAVGIPVIHIADCVGEAMAAKETSNAAILGTRNVMTESFFRRRLVNHGVDLMPPDMAIVEQLDHIIYDELIAGKASRDAERALKSIITVKQQEGAEAIVLACTELALVVDVDANVLPIFDSTEIHAAKAAQWILGETEVDRSGAAAR; encoded by the coding sequence GTGCGCAAGCTGGGTATTATCGGCGGGATGAGCTGGGTTTCGACCCGCATCTATTACGATCGCATCAATGAAATCGTGCAGGGCAAGGCCGGGCGTAACAGCTCTGCCCCGCTGGTGATCGAAAGCCTCGACTTCGCGCAGCTGTACCGGCTGCAGGACGATGCGGACTGGGACCGCGCGGCCGATGTGCTGTGCGAGGCGGCGCGCAATTGCGAACGCTCCGGCGCGGGCGCGCTGGTGATCGGCGCCAATTCGATGCACCGCGTCTATGACAGGGTTGCCGCAGCCGTCGGCATCCCGGTCATCCACATCGCCGATTGCGTGGGCGAGGCGATGGCCGCGAAAGAGACCAGCAACGCCGCAATCCTGGGCACGCGCAATGTAATGACGGAAAGCTTCTTCCGCCGCCGCCTGGTCAATCACGGGGTGGACCTGATGCCGCCGGACATGGCCATCGTGGAGCAGTTGGACCATATCATTTATGACGAACTGATCGCCGGGAAGGCCAGCCGCGATGCCGAGCGCGCGCTGAAGAGCATCATCACCGTCAAGCAGCAGGAAGGCGCCGAGGCCATCGTGCTGGCCTGCACGGAGCTGGCACTGGTGGTGGATGTGGACGCCAATGTCCTGCCCATCTTCGATTCAACGGAGATCCACGCGGCCAAGGCGGCCCAGTGGATACTGGGTGAAACCGAAGTCGACCGAAGCGGGGCTGCGGCGCGGTAA
- a CDS encoding deoxyguanosinetriphosphate triphosphohydrolase, producing the protein MDRAPYAADPAHSRGREFAIDIPADGRGETRGPRGPFQRDRDRVIHSIAFRRLAGKTQVFVAPDGDHYRVRLTHSLECAQVGRVVARALRLDEDLTEALCLAHDIGHPPFGHAGEGALDAALQGKGGWDHNAHCLRTLMRLDSPYCDHPGLNLSWEVLEGLAKHNGPVAQPNWALAALDADFPLDLARHASAEAQVAALADDIAYDNHDIDDGLRAGFLDLDALLAMDFVADQWRNVERRFPRAALAAKQRELVRGQIGLMVNDLVETSRPLLADVGSVEEVRDAGRPLVRFSDQMAAQERELKAFMYENLYHHPQQHGTADKAQALVAQLFAAYEQEPERMGENWGGAAPLEEPARSRHVADYIAGMTDRFAMDAYARTFGRVPQGLSNV; encoded by the coding sequence ATGGACCGCGCCCCCTATGCCGCCGATCCCGCGCACAGCCGCGGGCGCGAATTCGCAATCGACATCCCGGCCGATGGCCGCGGGGAGACGCGCGGGCCGCGCGGGCCCTTCCAGCGCGACCGGGACCGCGTCATCCATTCCATCGCCTTCCGCCGCCTGGCGGGTAAGACGCAGGTCTTCGTCGCGCCCGACGGGGACCATTACCGTGTCCGTCTGACGCACAGCCTTGAATGCGCGCAGGTGGGGCGCGTGGTCGCCCGCGCGCTGCGGCTGGACGAGGACCTGACAGAAGCGCTGTGCCTGGCGCACGATATCGGCCACCCGCCCTTCGGCCATGCCGGGGAGGGTGCGCTGGACGCGGCGCTTCAGGGCAAGGGCGGCTGGGACCACAATGCGCATTGCCTGCGCACGCTGATGCGGCTGGACAGCCCCTATTGCGACCACCCCGGCCTCAACCTCAGCTGGGAAGTGCTGGAAGGCCTCGCCAAGCATAACGGGCCGGTGGCGCAGCCGAACTGGGCGCTGGCGGCGCTGGATGCGGATTTCCCGCTGGACCTTGCTCGCCATGCCTCGGCGGAGGCGCAGGTTGCGGCGCTGGCGGACGATATCGCCTATGACAATCACGATATCGACGATGGCCTGCGCGCCGGTTTCCTGGATCTGGATGCCCTGCTGGCGATGGATTTCGTGGCCGACCAGTGGCGCAATGTGGAGCGGCGCTTCCCGCGCGCTGCGCTGGCGGCGAAGCAGCGCGAGCTGGTGCGCGGCCAGATCGGCCTGATGGTCAATGACCTTGTCGAGACCAGCCGCCCGCTGCTGGCCGATGTGGGATCGGTGGAGGAGGTTCGCGATGCCGGCAGGCCGCTTGTCCGGTTTTCGGACCAGATGGCCGCGCAGGAGCGCGAGCTGAAGGCCTTCATGTACGAAAACCTGTACCACCATCCGCAGCAGCACGGCACGGCGGACAAGGCGCAGGCGCTGGTCGCGCAATTGTTCGCCGCATACGAGCAGGAGCCGGAGAGGATGGGCGAGAACTGGGGAGGCGCGGCGCCGCTGGAGGAGCCAGCGCGCAGCCGCCATGTCGCGGATTACATCGCCGGGATGACGGACCGTTTCGCCATGGATGCCTATGCCCGAACCTTCGGGCGCGTGCCGCAAGGGCTGTCCAATGTCTGA
- a CDS encoding NAD(P)H-binding protein, whose product MSDALRLLVVGATGLVGGRAIEEAQRLREFHLLALSRRELGLPLGTRIEVLLADPANWPSAIAQLQPDVVICALGTTWAKSGQDEAAFRAVDQYLVLAVAKAAKAAGAQRFVLVSSVGADLATSNFYLRVKGEVERDIGKVGFDRLTILRPGLLRGPRGGERRVLERLGIILSPLTNLFLHGQYRKYRSIDGRVVARAALQACLDKRKGRFVLENDGIHRAAGELERAHPSE is encoded by the coding sequence ATGTCTGATGCGCTGCGCCTACTGGTCGTCGGGGCCACCGGGCTGGTCGGCGGCCGCGCGATAGAGGAAGCGCAGCGGCTGCGCGAGTTCCACCTGCTGGCCCTGTCACGCCGGGAGCTGGGGCTGCCGCTGGGCACGCGCATAGAGGTGTTGCTGGCCGACCCGGCAAACTGGCCCTCCGCCATCGCGCAATTGCAGCCCGATGTGGTCATCTGCGCGCTCGGCACGACCTGGGCGAAATCAGGACAGGACGAGGCGGCCTTTCGCGCCGTGGACCAGTACCTGGTGCTGGCTGTGGCGAAAGCGGCCAAGGCGGCGGGGGCGCAGCGCTTTGTGCTCGTTTCGTCAGTGGGGGCGGACCTTGCCACCTCCAATTTCTACCTGCGTGTGAAGGGAGAGGTGGAGCGCGATATCGGCAAGGTCGGTTTCGACCGCCTGACCATCCTGCGGCCTGGACTTCTACGCGGCCCGCGCGGCGGGGAGCGGCGCGTGCTGGAACGGCTGGGCATTATCCTCAGCCCGCTGACCAACCTGTTCCTGCATGGCCAGTACCGCAAATATCGCTCGATCGACGGGCGCGTGGTGGCTAGGGCCGCGCTGCAGGCGTGCCTCGACAAGCGCAAGGGCCGGTTTGTGCTGGAAAATGACGGCATCCACCGCGCGGCAGGCGAGCTGGAACGGGCCCACCCTTCCGAATAG
- a CDS encoding entericidin A/B family lipoprotein — MVRKILKSSALAALALAAAACNTVQGVGEDIESVGEAGERAID, encoded by the coding sequence ATGGTTCGCAAAATCCTTAAATCATCGGCACTTGCCGCCCTGGCGCTGGCCGCCGCTGCCTGCAACACCGTGCAAGGTGTTGGCGAAGACATCGAATCCGTTGGTGAAGCCGGTGAGCGCGCCATCGACTGA